From the genome of Streptomyces sp. NBC_01116, one region includes:
- a CDS encoding S8 family serine peptidase, whose translation MSVTRHTPQARRRLAAATVIATAAAVALATASLPATAAERAPEGVILNAGAPGTISDSYIVTLRDSAVKSDSAQGKALAKKYGASVERTYRSALNGYAVEASAAEAKKFAADPAVASVSQNRTFTASATQSNPPSWGLDRIDQRNLPLDQRYTYPDKAGEGVTAYIIDTGVRISHSDFGGRAFNGFDAVDNDNVSQDGNGHGTHVAGTVAGTAYGVAKKAKIVGVRVLNNSGSGTTAGVVAGIDWVTANAVKPAVANMSLGGGADSVLDAAVRRSVASGVTYAVAAGNESTDASTKSPARVAEAITVGSTTNTDARSSFSNYGSIVDIFAPGSSITSSWHTSDSATNTISGTSMASPHVAGAAAIYLADNPGSTPAQISAALVAASTPGVVTNPGSGSPNRLLYVGPGGTTPPPGKKFENTTGYAINDNATVEAPVTVTGVTGNAPAALSVPVNISHTYIGDLRIDLVAPDGSVYNLKAYGTGGSADNVVTTYTVNASSEVANGTWKLRVGDNASADTGRINSWALQF comes from the coding sequence ATGTCAGTGACGCGTCACACCCCCCAGGCCCGTCGAAGACTCGCCGCGGCGACCGTCATAGCCACCGCAGCCGCCGTCGCACTCGCCACCGCCTCGCTTCCGGCGACCGCGGCCGAGCGCGCCCCCGAAGGCGTGATTCTGAACGCGGGCGCCCCGGGCACCATCAGCGACAGCTACATCGTGACGCTGAGGGACTCGGCCGTGAAGTCCGACTCCGCCCAGGGCAAGGCCCTCGCGAAGAAGTACGGCGCGAGCGTCGAACGGACCTACCGCTCGGCCCTCAACGGCTACGCGGTCGAGGCCTCGGCCGCCGAGGCGAAGAAGTTCGCCGCCGACCCGGCCGTCGCGTCCGTCTCGCAGAACCGCACCTTCACGGCTTCCGCCACCCAGAGCAACCCGCCCTCCTGGGGCCTCGACCGGATCGACCAGCGGAACCTGCCGCTGGACCAGCGCTACACCTACCCCGACAAGGCCGGTGAGGGCGTCACCGCCTACATCATCGACACCGGGGTGCGCATCAGCCACAGCGACTTCGGCGGCCGGGCCTTCAACGGCTTCGACGCCGTGGACAACGACAACGTGTCGCAGGACGGCAACGGCCACGGCACGCACGTGGCGGGCACCGTGGCCGGCACCGCGTACGGCGTGGCCAAGAAGGCCAAGATCGTCGGCGTGCGGGTGCTGAACAACAGCGGCTCCGGCACCACCGCGGGAGTCGTGGCCGGCATCGACTGGGTGACGGCCAACGCCGTCAAGCCGGCCGTCGCCAACATGAGCCTCGGCGGCGGCGCGGACTCGGTGCTCGACGCCGCGGTGCGCCGGTCCGTCGCCTCCGGCGTCACCTACGCCGTCGCGGCGGGCAACGAGTCCACCGACGCCTCGACCAAGTCGCCGGCGCGTGTCGCCGAGGCGATCACGGTGGGCTCGACGACCAACACCGACGCCCGCTCCAGCTTCTCCAACTACGGCTCGATCGTGGACATCTTCGCCCCCGGTTCCTCGATCACCTCGTCGTGGCACACCAGCGACAGTGCCACGAACACCATCTCCGGCACGTCGATGGCCAGCCCGCACGTCGCCGGCGCCGCCGCGATCTACCTCGCCGACAACCCGGGCTCCACCCCCGCCCAGATCTCCGCCGCCCTGGTCGCGGCCTCCACTCCCGGGGTCGTCACCAACCCGGGCAGCGGCTCGCCGAACCGGCTGCTGTACGTGGGCCCCGGCGGCACCACCCCGCCGCCCGGCAAGAAGTTCGAGAACACCACCGGGTACGCGATCAACGACAACGCCACCGTCGAGGCGCCGGTCACCGTCACCGGTGTCACCGGTAACGCCCCGGCCGCGCTGAGCGTCCCGGTCAACATCTCGCACACCTACATCGGCGACCTGAGGATCGACCTGGTCGCGCCCGACGGTTCCGTCTACAACCTGAAGGCGTACGGCACCGGCGGCAGCGCCGACAACGTGGTCACCACGTACACCGTCAACGCCTCCTCCGAGGTCGCCAACGGCACCTGGAAGCTCCGGGTCGGCGACAACGCGAGCGCCGACACCGGGCGGATCAACAGCTGGGCGCTCCAGTTCTGA
- a CDS encoding glycoside hydrolase family 18 protein, translating to MRRRNLSRMTTAGVALALLGGIAPAATASADHDRSNGGDRDKGHHRPAYKSVGYFTQWGIYGRDFQVKDLDTSGAAAKLTHINYAFGNVNAEGKCFTGNIPGQADAWADYGRPLDAAGSVDGVADTDAQPLAGNFNQLRELKAKHPGLKVMISLGGWSYSTHFSDAVRTAASRKALVASCVDLYIKGDLPVDGARGGRGAAVGLFDGIDVDWEWPGSPGNEGTVYRPEDKKNFTALIHEFRTQLDAYAKSQAKAKEKAAKGKGHGHGKPKPKHYDLSAYVAANPKAIDAGFDVKRLMRDFDFVNIQGYDYHVSGEKKTAQQSALYAKNDFSVDQTVRDWVRRGAPKHKIVVGLPTYGQGWTGVSGGGTGMGQPATAPAPATWAAGYEDYKVLKKLAASGAYKVHRDVKNGHAWLFDGTTLWTYDDPQVLRTKASYIRDKGLGGAMFWSLDGDTENGELITAVDRGLNRR from the coding sequence GGCCCTGCTGGGGGGCATCGCGCCCGCCGCCACGGCCAGCGCCGACCACGACCGGAGCAACGGCGGCGACCGCGACAAGGGGCACCACCGCCCCGCGTACAAGAGCGTCGGCTACTTCACCCAATGGGGGATCTACGGACGCGACTTCCAGGTCAAGGACCTGGACACCAGCGGGGCCGCGGCCAAGCTGACCCACATCAACTACGCCTTCGGCAACGTCAACGCCGAGGGCAAGTGCTTCACCGGCAACATCCCCGGCCAGGCGGACGCCTGGGCCGACTACGGCCGTCCGCTCGACGCGGCGGGATCGGTGGACGGCGTCGCCGACACCGACGCCCAGCCGCTCGCGGGCAACTTCAACCAGCTGCGCGAGCTGAAGGCCAAGCACCCCGGCCTCAAGGTCATGATCTCGCTGGGCGGCTGGAGCTACTCCACCCACTTCTCCGACGCGGTCCGCACCGCGGCCTCGCGCAAGGCCCTCGTCGCCTCCTGCGTCGACCTGTACATCAAGGGCGACCTCCCGGTGGACGGGGCCCGCGGCGGCCGGGGCGCGGCGGTCGGCCTCTTCGACGGCATCGACGTCGACTGGGAGTGGCCCGGCTCGCCGGGCAACGAGGGCACCGTCTACCGCCCGGAGGACAAGAAGAACTTCACCGCCCTGATCCACGAGTTCCGCACCCAGCTCGACGCCTACGCGAAGAGCCAGGCGAAGGCCAAGGAGAAGGCCGCCAAGGGCAAGGGCCACGGGCACGGGAAGCCGAAGCCGAAGCACTACGACCTGTCGGCCTACGTGGCGGCCAACCCGAAGGCGATCGACGCGGGCTTCGACGTGAAGCGCCTCATGAGGGACTTCGACTTCGTCAACATCCAGGGCTACGACTACCACGTCTCCGGCGAGAAGAAGACGGCGCAGCAGTCGGCCCTGTACGCGAAGAACGACTTCAGCGTCGATCAGACCGTGCGCGACTGGGTGCGCCGCGGTGCGCCCAAGCACAAGATCGTGGTGGGCCTGCCGACCTACGGCCAGGGCTGGACCGGAGTGAGCGGCGGCGGCACGGGCATGGGCCAGCCGGCCACGGCCCCGGCTCCGGCCACCTGGGCGGCGGGCTACGAGGACTACAAGGTCCTCAAGAAGCTGGCCGCGTCGGGGGCGTACAAGGTCCACCGTGACGTGAAGAACGGCCACGCGTGGCTGTTCGACGGCACGACGCTGTGGACGTACGACGACCCGCAGGTGCTGCGCACCAAGGCCTCGTACATCCGGGACAAGGGCCTCGGCGGGGCGATGTTCTGGTCGCTGGACGGGGACACGGAGAACGGTGAGCTGATCACCGCGGTCGACCGCGGGCTCAACCGCCGCTGA